A genomic segment from Cyprinus carpio isolate SPL01 chromosome A4, ASM1834038v1, whole genome shotgun sequence encodes:
- the LOC122141649 gene encoding uncharacterized protein LOC122141649, producing the protein MFIATTLLMVRTKRRRPLSGAPAQEGWSIKITLSVYTYLTTGEKRALKELRDNTNMVIKSADKGNATVILDRAHYIGEGLRQLSVRNHYHPLEGPVYLETAKEVEDILEDMVQKRVINGKQKKYLMGEGPPRPRLFYLLPKIHKEPAKWSIPFVVPPGRPIVSDCNSETYCTAEYIEHFLNPLSTRHPSYLKDTYDFISKIGKLKIPSNSFLFTIDIDSLYTNIDTPTGITAVQNCMKKYPDPHRPDEHLLKLLEINLTKNDFEFDSKFYLQVKGTAMGKKFAPSYANIFMADWEQTALATSALKPLAYFQ; encoded by the coding sequence atgttcatagcaaccaccttactgatggtccggactaaaaggaggcgccccttgagcggggctccagcgcaggagggttggagtataaaaataaccctttctgtatatacttaccTGACCACCGGGGAAAAGAGAGCCCTAAAAGAGCTACGCGATAACACTAATATGGTTATTAAATCCGCTGACAAAGGTAACGCTACGGTCATATTAGACAGGGCACATTATATAGGGGAGGGCCTCAGACAGCTGTCCGTGCGCAATCATTATCATCCACTCGAGGGTCCAGTCTACTTGGAAACTGCAAAGGAAGTGGAAGATATATTAGAGGATATGGTGCAAAAGAGGGTAATAAATGGTAAACAAAAGAAATATCTGATGGGTGAGGGCCCACCCAGACCAAGACTTTTTTACCTGTTACCGAAGATCCATAAAGAACCGGCGAAATGGAGCATACCTTTTGTAGTTCCACCCGGCCGGCCAATAGTGTCCGATTGTAACAGCGAGACGTACTGCACCGCGGAATATATCGAGCACTTCCTCAACCCTCTCTCCACCAGACATCCAAGCTATTTAAAAGATACGTACGATTTTATTTCCAAAATTGGCAAACTTAAAATTCCATCAAACTCCTTTTTGTTCACCATTGACATAGACAGTCTATACACCAATATTGATACCCCTACTGGCATTACAGCAGTCCAAAACTGTATGAAAAAATACCCCGACCCCCATAGGCCAGATGAACATCTCCTAAAACTATTAGAGATAAACCTGACTAAAAATGACTTCGAATTCGACTCTAAATTTTACCTGCAAGTCAAGGGAACGGCCATGGGGAAAAAGTTTGCACCATCGTACGCTAACATTTTCATGGCGGATTGGGAGCAAACGGCCCTCGCGACCTCCGCCTTGAAACCGCTAGCTTACTTCCAGTGA